In Myxococcus virescens, a single genomic region encodes these proteins:
- a CDS encoding BamA/TamA family outer membrane protein, with product MSRRVWVRCAALGLSLLASQAPAQITESDPVVEEVVVRGPEKTQPDTVRAYARVGEGDPLTLEDLAKVERRLVATGLFQEVKVSYEPSGPGRVRLILEVEDKASWVVAPTFVLQSDNVGGGVLYAENNLWGRSKKFATAAQVSTAESGIFAGFLDPNLFGLPQLRFSLEGQLRSDRVDEYQAGSGQRRPEVVRRTRMNSASIAGELGFLLFERVRAAAKYRLMSIDAKSPDTSEEVTTPAFSLGPSQQDASLRLMVGIDTRQNLHAVMEGLNLEASYERSNPGVGSDFRYERFGLLYRHGLRLVGEHNLVLRGEAVAGVDLPFHQEFVMGGNSLRGFVYRQFRGDTRLSFTAEYHFPLFTVNPLSFRGVAFSDTGMMMWRKLPGDRELRDVNGRVVRSYLPDAEDGLGNATVAQGVGAGLRLYLRNIVLPLVGVDAAYSVNSGEFRFYLVAGVNPS from the coding sequence ATGAGCAGACGCGTGTGGGTTCGATGCGCGGCGCTGGGGCTGAGCCTCCTGGCGTCCCAGGCACCGGCGCAAATCACGGAGTCAGACCCGGTCGTCGAGGAAGTGGTGGTCCGCGGCCCGGAGAAGACCCAGCCGGACACGGTGCGCGCCTATGCGCGCGTGGGGGAAGGAGACCCGCTCACGCTCGAGGACCTGGCCAAGGTCGAGCGGCGGCTGGTCGCCACGGGCCTCTTCCAGGAGGTGAAGGTCAGCTACGAGCCTTCCGGGCCGGGCCGGGTGCGGCTGATTCTGGAGGTGGAGGACAAGGCCTCCTGGGTGGTGGCGCCCACCTTCGTGCTGCAATCCGACAACGTCGGCGGCGGCGTGCTGTACGCGGAGAACAACCTCTGGGGCCGCAGCAAGAAGTTCGCGACCGCGGCCCAGGTGAGCACGGCGGAGAGCGGCATCTTCGCGGGCTTCCTGGACCCGAACCTCTTCGGGCTGCCCCAGCTCCGCTTCAGCCTGGAAGGCCAGCTTCGCAGCGACCGGGTAGACGAGTACCAGGCCGGCTCCGGCCAGCGGCGCCCAGAGGTGGTGCGACGGACGCGAATGAACTCCGCGTCCATCGCCGGAGAGCTGGGCTTCCTGCTGTTCGAGCGCGTCCGCGCGGCGGCCAAGTACCGGCTGATGTCCATCGACGCGAAGTCCCCCGACACCTCCGAGGAGGTGACGACGCCCGCGTTCTCCCTGGGCCCGTCGCAGCAGGATGCATCCCTGCGGCTGATGGTGGGCATCGACACGCGGCAGAACCTGCACGCGGTGATGGAGGGCCTCAACCTGGAGGCTTCCTACGAGCGCTCCAATCCCGGCGTCGGCAGTGACTTCCGCTACGAGCGCTTCGGCCTGCTGTACCGCCATGGCCTGCGGCTGGTGGGTGAACACAACCTGGTGCTGCGCGGCGAGGCCGTGGCGGGGGTGGACCTGCCCTTCCATCAGGAGTTCGTGATGGGCGGCAATTCACTGCGCGGCTTCGTCTACCGCCAGTTCCGGGGCGACACGCGCCTGTCCTTCACCGCCGAGTACCACTTCCCCCTCTTCACGGTGAACCCGCTGTCCTTCCGCGGCGTCGCCTTCTCCGACACGGGGATGATGATGTGGCGCAAGCTGCCCGGGGACCGGGAGCTGCGGGACGTCAATGGGCGCGTGGTGCGCAGCTACCTGCCCGACGCGGAAGACGGGCTGGGCAACGCCACGGTGGCCCAGGGCGTGGGCGCCGGCCTGCGGCTGTACCTGCGCAACATCGTGCTGCCCCTGGTGGGCGTGGACGCGGCCTACAGCGTCAACTCGGGCGAGTTCCGCTTCTATCTGGTGGCGGGGGTGAATCCGTCCTAG
- a CDS encoding DUF504 domain-containing protein translates to MSDERFTTSREVYHRIQWDPRFDPREFTIGYDAHGETREEMPFAAFVPDGEIPWHRVWYFKRGHQVVWDREQRLDLLNSPQPPPG, encoded by the coding sequence ATGTCCGACGAACGCTTCACGACCAGCCGCGAGGTCTACCACCGCATCCAGTGGGACCCGCGGTTCGACCCCCGCGAGTTCACCATCGGCTACGACGCCCATGGTGAGACGCGCGAGGAGATGCCGTTCGCGGCCTTCGTTCCGGACGGCGAGATTCCCTGGCACCGCGTCTGGTACTTCAAGCGGGGCCACCAGGTGGTCTGGGACCGCGAGCAGCGCTTGGACCTGCTGAATTCGCCGCAACCTCCGCCCGGGTAG
- a CDS encoding serine hydrolase domain-containing protein, with translation MRRTLLVVLGVVLAACGESDAPTPDGGASPSAPDAGVPQPDAGSPLDDAGTPEPDAGSPWSTVTAVLEARVAEAGASVPGLGLAVYDAQDRKVYEHIVGDFAPDRRVAVASASKMVSGTLLFELIRQGRLSLDSTTGQVLGWTGNKAGITLRHLLSFTSGLQPSHLCAFQSGITLADCVASIAQTSQVAAPGARFDYGSTHLHVAARMAEVSTGKTWNALFTETLAQPLGLPSGVTYFTAPNHPLGTTNPLVAGGLRASMNEYAPLLALVFHRGTHAGGVVGTPELFDAQAVEPFPDVVVGNSPAADMGLDLRYGLTAWLECPTPAQGCAVISSPGAFGWTPWVDREAGYYAVLGMHLQRDDPGAGVVSFAMRLSTEVKPLIRAALAP, from the coding sequence ATGCGGAGAACGCTGCTGGTCGTCCTTGGAGTCGTCCTGGCTGCCTGTGGTGAATCAGACGCGCCCACCCCGGATGGAGGCGCGTCTCCATCCGCCCCCGACGCGGGAGTTCCCCAGCCCGACGCGGGGAGCCCTCTGGACGATGCCGGAACCCCGGAGCCGGACGCCGGCTCGCCGTGGTCCACGGTGACCGCCGTGCTGGAGGCACGCGTCGCCGAGGCGGGTGCCTCCGTCCCGGGACTGGGCCTCGCGGTGTACGACGCGCAGGACCGCAAGGTGTACGAACACATCGTCGGGGACTTCGCGCCGGACCGGCGGGTGGCCGTGGCCTCCGCGTCGAAGATGGTGTCCGGCACCCTCCTCTTCGAGCTCATCCGCCAGGGCCGTCTCTCGTTGGACTCCACCACGGGCCAGGTGCTCGGCTGGACGGGGAACAAGGCGGGAATCACCCTGCGTCACCTGCTCTCCTTCACGTCGGGACTGCAGCCCTCGCACCTCTGCGCGTTCCAATCCGGCATCACCCTGGCGGACTGTGTCGCCAGCATCGCCCAGACCTCACAGGTCGCGGCTCCCGGGGCGCGCTTCGACTACGGCAGCACGCACTTGCATGTCGCCGCGCGCATGGCGGAGGTGAGCACGGGCAAGACGTGGAACGCCCTCTTCACCGAGACGCTGGCCCAGCCGCTGGGCTTGCCTTCAGGCGTCACCTACTTCACCGCGCCCAATCACCCGCTGGGCACCACCAATCCCCTGGTGGCGGGCGGGCTGCGCGCGTCCATGAATGAGTACGCGCCCCTGCTGGCGCTCGTCTTCCACCGGGGCACGCATGCCGGCGGCGTCGTGGGCACGCCGGAGCTCTTCGATGCACAGGCCGTCGAGCCCTTCCCTGACGTCGTCGTCGGCAACTCGCCAGCGGCGGACATGGGCCTGGACCTCCGCTACGGCCTGACAGCGTGGCTGGAGTGCCCCACGCCCGCGCAGGGCTGCGCCGTCATCAGCTCGCCAGGGGCGTTCGGATGGACGCCCTGGGTGGACCGGGAGGCGGGCTACTACGCCGTCCTCGGGATGCACCTCCAGCGGGATGACCCGGGCGCGGGCGTCGTCAGCTTCGCGATGCGCCTCTCCACGGAGGTGAAGCCCCTCATCCGGGCGGCGCTGGCCCCCTGA
- a CDS encoding nucleotidyltransferase domain-containing protein, translating to MKGTLTEHQRAMADRVLDEESRHRAHLVVSLSGAHAYGFPSPDSDLDLKSIHVAHTAALLTLQPVHVPTERLEVLEGVEVDYSSNELLPVLQGILQGNGNYLERVLGAIPLRVSPDLESLRPLVRAVLSRKMYRHYNGFAQGQLREWEKSGFRSAKRLLYVLRTTLTGTHALRTGVVETDVTELLSRYGFAEAHALVEQKLRGEKSELPEALSERWRGEVSRAFEVLEAARADSVLPESPSDDAVAALEAWMLDLRRRRFDG from the coding sequence ATGAAGGGCACCTTGACGGAACATCAACGCGCGATGGCGGACCGGGTGCTGGACGAAGAGTCCCGGCACCGCGCGCATCTGGTCGTCTCCCTGTCCGGAGCGCACGCCTATGGCTTCCCCTCGCCGGACAGCGACCTGGACCTGAAGTCCATCCACGTCGCGCATACCGCGGCGTTGTTGACGCTCCAGCCCGTGCACGTCCCTACGGAGCGACTGGAGGTGCTGGAGGGCGTGGAGGTGGACTACTCGTCCAACGAACTGCTGCCGGTGCTCCAGGGCATCCTGCAAGGCAATGGGAACTACCTGGAGCGGGTGCTGGGGGCCATCCCCCTGCGCGTGTCTCCGGACCTGGAGTCGCTGCGTCCGCTGGTGCGCGCGGTGCTGTCGCGCAAGATGTACCGGCACTACAACGGCTTTGCCCAGGGACAGCTGCGCGAGTGGGAGAAGAGCGGCTTCCGTTCGGCGAAGCGGCTGCTCTACGTGCTGCGCACCACGTTGACGGGCACCCATGCGCTGCGGACCGGCGTGGTGGAGACGGACGTCACGGAGCTGCTGTCGCGGTACGGTTTCGCGGAGGCCCATGCCCTGGTGGAGCAGAAGCTGCGCGGGGAGAAGAGCGAGCTTCCGGAGGCCCTGAGCGAGCGGTGGCGCGGCGAGGTGTCGCGCGCGTTCGAGGTGCTCGAAGCCGCGCGGGCGGACTCGGTGCTGCCCGAGTCGCCGTCCGACGACGCCGTGGCCGCGCTGGAGGCGTGGATGCTGGACCTGCGGCGGAGGCGCTTCGACGGATAG
- a CDS encoding DNA polymerase beta superfamily protein, with product MSDSSTEAPSPGGARIRGMEQVDRLSVPLPHGTEVTTRVERLASGGRRIPQGVVGRVVRAHDGGFDVQIVGVGEVWFARDELVPRRPGQVQFAQRREAAWSALTPCVVLETRVGSHAWGLADERSDVDVRGVFALPLPWRFGLVDPPRDLVSADGSTTYWEVHKAVEQALRADPNTLETLFVPGVKALDPVGEWLLAERDAFVSKALFGSFGRYAMSQLDKLTRSQRLAEHRDLLLEWLCEEPAPDLDEVARRLSAVSPREAPSAQDALLAAKTYVKQLYRSLWDQGLLAANDFKALTTYARSGGQRPPSARELRPKNAYNLLRLVATATGWLREGTPVFEATGALKARLLDIKAGRVPLEDVLRDAEALAPDLEAAHRESRLPEHPDYERADRLLRRVGEELARRWVLKEPGPLGRDAPEAPAMGWRDSE from the coding sequence ATGAGTGATTCCTCGACGGAGGCTCCCTCCCCAGGCGGCGCGCGCATCCGGGGCATGGAGCAGGTGGACCGGTTGTCGGTGCCGCTGCCCCACGGCACCGAGGTGACGACGCGCGTGGAGCGCCTGGCCTCGGGAGGCCGCCGCATTCCGCAGGGCGTGGTGGGCCGTGTGGTCCGCGCGCATGACGGCGGCTTCGACGTGCAGATTGTCGGCGTGGGGGAGGTGTGGTTCGCGCGGGACGAGCTGGTGCCCCGGCGCCCGGGACAGGTGCAGTTCGCCCAGCGCCGCGAGGCGGCCTGGAGCGCGCTGACGCCGTGTGTGGTGCTGGAGACGCGCGTGGGCAGCCATGCATGGGGGCTCGCCGACGAGCGCTCGGACGTGGATGTGCGGGGCGTGTTCGCCTTGCCGCTCCCCTGGCGGTTCGGACTGGTCGACCCGCCCAGGGATTTGGTGAGCGCGGATGGCAGCACCACGTACTGGGAGGTCCACAAGGCGGTGGAGCAGGCGCTCCGCGCGGACCCGAACACGCTGGAGACGCTCTTCGTGCCGGGCGTGAAGGCGTTGGATCCGGTGGGCGAGTGGCTCCTGGCGGAGCGTGACGCCTTCGTGTCCAAGGCCCTGTTCGGCAGCTTCGGGCGTTACGCCATGAGCCAGCTCGACAAGCTCACGCGCAGCCAGCGACTGGCGGAGCATCGGGACCTGCTGCTCGAATGGCTGTGCGAGGAGCCCGCGCCGGATCTGGACGAGGTGGCGCGCCGGCTGTCGGCCGTGTCGCCCCGCGAGGCGCCGTCGGCGCAGGACGCGCTGCTGGCGGCGAAGACGTACGTGAAGCAGCTCTACCGCTCGCTCTGGGACCAGGGGCTGTTGGCGGCCAACGACTTCAAGGCGCTCACCACTTATGCGCGAAGCGGCGGTCAGCGTCCTCCTTCCGCGCGCGAGCTGCGCCCGAAGAACGCCTACAACCTGCTGCGGCTGGTGGCCACGGCGACAGGGTGGTTGCGCGAGGGCACGCCCGTCTTCGAGGCCACTGGCGCGCTGAAGGCGCGGCTGCTGGACATCAAGGCGGGCCGCGTGCCGCTGGAGGACGTGCTGCGGGACGCGGAGGCCCTTGCGCCGGACCTGGAGGCCGCGCACCGGGAGAGCCGTCTGCCGGAGCATCCGGACTACGAACGCGCGGACCGGTTGCTGCGGCGCGTGGGCGAGGAGCTGGCGCGGCGCTGGGTGCTGAAGGAGCCCGGGCCGCTGGGACGTGACGCGCCGGAGGCCCCGGCCATGGGGTGGAGGGATTCGGAATGA
- the gor gene encoding glutathione-disulfide reductase: MARYDFDLFTIGGGSGGVAASRRAGAHGARVAVCEDRDVGGTCVHRGCVPKKLLVYGAHFREEFQDAEGYGWTVQEPRFTWSKLLAAKDKELDRLRGVYARLLRDSGVTLMEGRGRVVDPHTVEVAGKLYTAERILIATGSRPYLPPDITGIEHAITSDEALSFPELPRRLVVVGAGYIGVELAGVFHGLGSKVTMLIRGASVLGGFDDDVRSFLTEEMRKKGIELMTDTFIRDIEKRAEGGVSLLTRGGETVEADAVLFATGRVPNSGGLGLEEVGVVLDARGAVVVDAWSRTSVESIYAVGDITDRINLTPVAISEGRALAETLFNDNPTQMDHTNVPSAVFSQPPVASVGMTEQEARERHGKLDIYVTSFRPMKHTLSGRNERTMMKVVVERESNRVLGCHMVGADAPEIIQGLAVAVKCGVTKKQLDATVGIHPTAAEEFVTLRDKRPDPDERLAAELGHDAAVSTRR; the protein is encoded by the coding sequence ATGGCCCGATACGACTTCGACCTGTTCACCATTGGCGGCGGCTCTGGCGGTGTGGCGGCCAGCCGCAGGGCCGGGGCACACGGGGCCCGGGTGGCGGTGTGTGAGGACCGCGACGTGGGCGGCACGTGTGTCCACCGCGGCTGCGTGCCCAAGAAGCTCCTGGTGTACGGCGCGCACTTCCGGGAGGAGTTCCAGGACGCGGAGGGCTACGGCTGGACGGTCCAGGAGCCGCGGTTCACCTGGAGCAAGCTGCTGGCCGCCAAGGACAAGGAGTTGGACCGGCTGCGTGGCGTGTATGCGCGCCTGTTGCGCGACTCGGGCGTGACGCTGATGGAAGGGCGCGGGCGCGTGGTGGACCCGCACACGGTGGAGGTGGCCGGAAAGCTGTACACGGCCGAGCGCATCCTGATTGCCACCGGCTCGCGGCCCTACCTTCCGCCCGACATCACCGGCATCGAGCACGCCATCACCTCCGATGAGGCGCTGTCCTTCCCCGAGCTGCCTCGGCGGCTGGTCGTCGTCGGGGCCGGGTACATCGGCGTGGAGCTGGCGGGCGTCTTCCACGGGCTGGGCTCCAAGGTGACGATGTTGATTCGCGGCGCCAGCGTGCTGGGCGGGTTCGATGACGACGTCCGCTCCTTCCTCACGGAGGAGATGCGCAAGAAGGGCATCGAGCTGATGACGGACACCTTCATCCGGGACATCGAAAAGCGCGCCGAGGGTGGGGTGAGCCTGCTGACGAGGGGGGGCGAGACGGTGGAGGCGGACGCGGTGCTGTTCGCCACCGGGCGCGTTCCCAACTCGGGGGGACTGGGGCTGGAGGAAGTGGGTGTGGTGCTGGACGCGCGCGGCGCGGTGGTGGTGGACGCGTGGTCCCGCACCTCGGTGGAGAGCATCTATGCGGTGGGCGACATCACCGACCGCATCAACCTCACGCCGGTGGCCATCTCGGAAGGGCGTGCCCTGGCGGAGACGCTCTTCAACGACAACCCGACGCAGATGGACCACACCAACGTACCGTCGGCTGTCTTCAGCCAGCCGCCCGTGGCCTCCGTGGGGATGACGGAGCAGGAGGCGCGGGAGCGCCATGGGAAGCTGGACATCTACGTCACCAGCTTCCGCCCCATGAAGCACACCCTGAGCGGGCGCAACGAGCGCACCATGATGAAGGTGGTCGTGGAGCGCGAGTCCAACCGCGTGCTCGGCTGTCACATGGTGGGGGCGGACGCGCCGGAAATCATCCAGGGTCTGGCGGTGGCGGTGAAGTGTGGCGTCACCAAGAAGCAGCTCGATGCCACCGTGGGCATCCACCCCACCGCGGCCGAGGAGTTCGTCACCCTGCGCGACAAGCGGCCGGACCCCGACGAGCGGCTGGCGGCGGAGCTGGGCCATGATGCGGCGGTGTCTACCCGGCGCTGA
- a CDS encoding response regulator: MMRSERAFILAAGGRVADLASSAHAAIFEHSRDGVLVLDAGQRIVEVNRAAERIFGPRARLVGQPVGLLLPGWRPPEPRAPADAALRETELAGHRPGGSGPAHYLRVVTLPLSGEGDGGWVLQLHDMTARLEVEASLRQQKEFFEAVVINSPVAIITITRQFRVLSWNPEATRLFGYSPAEALGKHIFELVATEPTVLPEAEQASREVVQRGRLRSVTRRVRKDGSVVDVELRALPVSVGGRQLGFIAIYHDITDLERARKAAEAANQAKSLFLATMSHEIRTPMNAIIGMTGLLLDRALTEEQRDFVATIRQSSEALLTLLNDVLDFSKIEAGRFEAELRPFDLRLCVESVLDLMAVRASEKGLDLGCDLAPQLPQMLVGDASRLRQVLLNLVGNALKFTEHGGAVVSVEGLALGGAEGAADWELTFSVQDTGPGIPDDRRTGLFQPFNQLDASVSRRFGGTGLGLAISKRLVEAMGGTIWVESEGVPGQGTTFRFTLRAQAAPQAYAVQPRQEQGLLQGRRVLVVDDNALFRRLLGRQLQAWGLVPVESASGMEALAQLEAGASFDAVLIDHHMPGLDGTALAERIRQREETRALPLVLVSTPGRRGNPPEGLFAAVLSRPLKDSQLYDALVSCFSQHLPQLPEPRQTRPSQAGPFPGERPGDTVPLDILLVEDNATNQKLALLVLERLGYRADVALNGRQALQALSQKRYDAVLMDLQMPEMDGLEATRRIRQELPPKAQPWVIAMTANAMDSDREQCFAAGMDDFLGKPIRVEALTAALLRCQPRRSEVAPERRVASGAVALTPLRTVMEGLPDAARIPGLESAALARLWAELGAQAAQILPELIDTALHSMPALLEDAYSALVRGHADDLGRAAHTLKSNAAWFGASALESQARDIELQADSGLLEDMPERLERCRTELEVTRLLLGRLRDSVLALSGA; this comes from the coding sequence ATGATGCGGTCCGAGCGGGCCTTCATTCTCGCGGCAGGGGGAAGGGTGGCTGACCTGGCGTCAAGCGCACATGCAGCGATTTTCGAGCACTCGCGGGATGGGGTGCTCGTGCTGGATGCTGGGCAGCGCATCGTGGAGGTCAACCGCGCCGCGGAACGCATCTTCGGGCCGCGTGCCAGACTCGTGGGGCAGCCGGTGGGGCTGCTCCTGCCCGGCTGGCGTCCTCCCGAGCCCCGCGCTCCCGCCGATGCCGCCCTGCGCGAGACGGAGCTGGCCGGGCATCGCCCAGGCGGCTCTGGCCCCGCGCACTACCTGCGGGTGGTGACGCTGCCCCTGTCCGGAGAAGGGGACGGGGGCTGGGTCTTGCAGCTCCATGACATGACGGCCCGCCTGGAGGTGGAGGCCTCGCTCCGGCAGCAGAAGGAGTTCTTCGAGGCGGTGGTCATCAACAGCCCGGTGGCCATCATCACCATCACCCGCCAGTTCCGCGTGCTGTCGTGGAACCCCGAGGCCACGCGCCTGTTCGGGTATTCGCCGGCGGAAGCGCTCGGCAAGCACATCTTCGAACTGGTCGCCACCGAGCCCACCGTCCTCCCGGAAGCGGAGCAGGCGTCGCGCGAGGTCGTGCAGCGCGGGCGGCTGCGCTCCGTCACCCGGCGGGTTCGCAAGGATGGCAGCGTGGTGGATGTGGAGCTGCGGGCGCTGCCGGTGTCGGTGGGCGGGCGGCAGCTCGGCTTCATCGCCATCTACCACGACATCACCGACCTCGAACGGGCACGCAAGGCGGCGGAGGCGGCCAATCAGGCCAAGAGCCTGTTCCTGGCCACCATGAGCCACGAAATCCGCACGCCGATGAACGCCATCATCGGCATGACGGGCCTGCTCCTGGACCGGGCGCTGACGGAAGAGCAGCGCGACTTCGTCGCCACCATCCGGCAGAGCAGCGAGGCGCTGCTGACGTTGCTCAACGACGTGCTGGACTTCTCCAAGATCGAGGCCGGTCGCTTCGAGGCGGAGCTGCGGCCCTTCGACCTGCGCCTGTGCGTGGAGTCCGTCCTGGACCTGATGGCCGTGCGCGCCAGCGAGAAGGGGCTGGACCTGGGGTGTGACCTCGCGCCGCAGCTGCCGCAGATGCTGGTGGGCGATGCGTCGCGCCTCCGCCAGGTGCTGCTCAACCTGGTGGGCAACGCGCTCAAGTTTACCGAGCACGGCGGCGCGGTGGTGAGCGTGGAGGGATTGGCCCTGGGCGGCGCGGAGGGCGCGGCGGACTGGGAGCTGACCTTCAGCGTGCAGGACACCGGCCCGGGGATTCCCGACGACCGGCGCACCGGGCTGTTCCAGCCGTTCAACCAGTTGGATGCCTCCGTGTCGCGGCGCTTTGGCGGCACGGGGCTGGGGTTGGCCATCTCCAAGCGGCTGGTGGAGGCCATGGGCGGCACCATCTGGGTGGAGAGTGAGGGCGTGCCCGGACAAGGCACCACCTTCCGCTTCACCCTGCGCGCCCAGGCCGCGCCACAGGCCTACGCGGTGCAGCCGCGCCAGGAGCAGGGGCTGTTGCAGGGCCGGCGCGTGCTCGTCGTGGATGACAACGCCCTGTTTCGAAGGTTGCTGGGCCGGCAGCTCCAGGCGTGGGGCCTGGTGCCCGTGGAGTCCGCGTCGGGGATGGAGGCGCTCGCCCAACTCGAGGCGGGGGCTTCATTCGACGCGGTGCTCATCGACCACCACATGCCGGGGCTGGATGGCACCGCGCTGGCCGAGCGCATCCGGCAGCGCGAGGAGACGCGGGCCCTTCCCCTGGTGCTGGTGTCGACGCCGGGCCGGCGGGGCAATCCCCCCGAGGGCCTGTTCGCGGCCGTTTTGTCGCGTCCGCTGAAGGACTCGCAGCTCTACGACGCGCTGGTGTCGTGCTTCTCGCAGCACCTTCCCCAGCTCCCGGAGCCCCGGCAGACGCGGCCCTCGCAAGCGGGGCCCTTTCCGGGAGAGCGGCCGGGGGACACGGTGCCGCTGGACATCCTCCTGGTGGAGGACAACGCCACCAATCAGAAGCTGGCGCTGCTCGTGCTGGAGCGGCTCGGCTACCGCGCTGACGTGGCGCTGAACGGCCGCCAGGCTCTACAGGCGTTGTCCCAGAAGCGCTACGACGCGGTCCTCATGGACCTGCAGATGCCGGAGATGGATGGCCTGGAAGCCACGCGCCGCATCCGCCAGGAACTGCCGCCCAAGGCGCAGCCCTGGGTCATCGCGATGACGGCCAACGCCATGGACTCCGACCGGGAGCAGTGCTTCGCGGCGGGCATGGATGACTTCCTGGGCAAGCCCATCCGCGTGGAGGCGCTGACGGCGGCGCTGCTGCGCTGCCAGCCCCGGCGTTCAGAGGTAGCACCGGAGCGGCGGGTCGCGAGCGGCGCGGTCGCGCTGACACCACTGCGAACGGTCATGGAAGGCCTGCCGGACGCGGCGCGCATCCCGGGCCTGGAGTCTGCCGCGCTCGCCCGGCTGTGGGCGGAGCTGGGGGCGCAGGCGGCGCAGATTCTCCCCGAGCTCATCGACACCGCGCTGCACAGCATGCCGGCGCTCCTGGAGGACGCGTACTCGGCCCTGGTGCGTGGGCACGCGGATGACCTGGGCCGGGCGGCGCATACGCTCAAGTCGAACGCGGCCTGGTTCGGTGCCAGCGCGCTGGAGTCGCAGGCCCGCGACATCGAATTGCAGGCGGACTCCGGGCTGCTGGAGGACATGCCCGAGCGGCTCGAGCGATGCCGGACGGAGCTGGAAGTGACGCGCCTATTGCTGGGCCGCCTGCGGGACAGCGTCCTGGCCCTGTCCGGCGCCTGA